Proteins found in one Muntiacus reevesi chromosome 2, mMunRee1.1, whole genome shotgun sequence genomic segment:
- the LAMP5 gene encoding lysosome-associated membrane glycoprotein 5 isoform X1 produces the protein MDLRRRALLGVNGLRVLLMLFHTVARIMAEQEVENLSGLSTNPEKDIFVVRENGTTCLMAEFAAKFIVPYDVWASNYVDLITEQADVSLTRGAEVKGHCGHDESELQVFWVDRAYALKMLFVKESHNTSKGPEATWKLSKVQFVYDSSEKTHFKDAVSAGKHTANSHHLSALVTPAGKSYECQAQQTISLASSDPQKTVTMILSAVHIQPFDIVSDFVFSEEHKCPVDEREQLEETLPLILGLILGLVIVVTLVIYHIHHKMTANQVQIPRDRSQYKHMG, from the exons ATGGATCTCCGCAGAAGAGCCCTTCTCGGCGTGAATGGACTTCGAGTTCTCCTGATGCTGTTCC ATACAGTGGCTCGAATCATGGCAGAACAAGAAGTGGAAAATCTCTCAGGCCTTTCCACTAACCCTGAAAAAGATATATTTGTGGTGCGGGAAAATGGGACGACGTGTCTCATGGCAGAGTTTGCAGCCAAATTTATTGTCCCTTATGATGTGTGGGCCAGCAATTACGTGGAT CTGATCACCGAGCAAGCGGATGTCTCATTGACGCGGGGTGCCGAGGTGAAGGGCCACTGCGGCCACGACGAGTCGGAGCTGCAAGTGTTCTGGGTGGACCGCGCGTATGCACTCAAAATGCTGTTCGTAAAG GAAAGTCACAACACGTCCAAGGGACCCGAGGCAACGTGGAAGCTGAGCAAAGTCCAGTTTGTCTACGACTCCTCAGAGAAGACCCACTTTAAAGACGCGGTCAGTG CTGGGAAGCACACAGCCAACTCGCATCACCTCTCTGCCTTGGTCACCCCAGCCGGGAAGTCCTATGAATGTCAAGCTCAGCAGACCATCTCACTAGCCTCCAGCGACCCACAGAAGACAGTCACCATGATCCTGTCCGCGGTCCACATCCAGCCCTTTGACATCGTCTCTGACTTTGTCTTCAGTGAAG AGCATAAATGCCCAGTGGATGAGCGGGAGCAGTTGGAGGAAACCTTGCCGCTGATTTTGGGGCTCATCCTGGGCCTCGTCATTGTGGTCACGCTGGTGATTTACCACATCCACCACAAGATGACTGCCAACCAGGTCCAGATCCCGAGGGACCGGTCCCAATATAAGCACATGGGCTAG
- the LAMP5 gene encoding lysosome-associated membrane glycoprotein 5 isoform X2, with protein sequence MDLRRRALLGVNGLRVLLMLFHTVARIMAEQEVENLSGLSTNPEKDIFVVRENGTTCLMAEFAAKFIVPYDVWASNYVDESHNTSKGPEATWKLSKVQFVYDSSEKTHFKDAVSAGKHTANSHHLSALVTPAGKSYECQAQQTISLASSDPQKTVTMILSAVHIQPFDIVSDFVFSEEHKCPVDEREQLEETLPLILGLILGLVIVVTLVIYHIHHKMTANQVQIPRDRSQYKHMG encoded by the exons ATGGATCTCCGCAGAAGAGCCCTTCTCGGCGTGAATGGACTTCGAGTTCTCCTGATGCTGTTCC ATACAGTGGCTCGAATCATGGCAGAACAAGAAGTGGAAAATCTCTCAGGCCTTTCCACTAACCCTGAAAAAGATATATTTGTGGTGCGGGAAAATGGGACGACGTGTCTCATGGCAGAGTTTGCAGCCAAATTTATTGTCCCTTATGATGTGTGGGCCAGCAATTACGTGGAT GAAAGTCACAACACGTCCAAGGGACCCGAGGCAACGTGGAAGCTGAGCAAAGTCCAGTTTGTCTACGACTCCTCAGAGAAGACCCACTTTAAAGACGCGGTCAGTG CTGGGAAGCACACAGCCAACTCGCATCACCTCTCTGCCTTGGTCACCCCAGCCGGGAAGTCCTATGAATGTCAAGCTCAGCAGACCATCTCACTAGCCTCCAGCGACCCACAGAAGACAGTCACCATGATCCTGTCCGCGGTCCACATCCAGCCCTTTGACATCGTCTCTGACTTTGTCTTCAGTGAAG AGCATAAATGCCCAGTGGATGAGCGGGAGCAGTTGGAGGAAACCTTGCCGCTGATTTTGGGGCTCATCCTGGGCCTCGTCATTGTGGTCACGCTGGTGATTTACCACATCCACCACAAGATGACTGCCAACCAGGTCCAGATCCCGAGGGACCGGTCCCAATATAAGCACATGGGCTAG